The Desulfobulbaceae bacterium DNA window TGCCAATGCCTGTGCCCTGACGCCCCTTGGAGGTAAACCCAGGAGTGAAAATAGCCTCGCATTGAGTAGCATCCATCCCAATGCCAGTGTCGCTGATCTCCATCATTGCTTGCTCTTCATTGGCGACATCGACCACAACCGAAATCACACGATCATGTCCTTGCGGTTGTTTATCAATAGCCTGCATCCCGTTCTTAATCAGATTAGAAAATATGGAATATGCTTCCATATAATCAACCATCACCGTGGGTTCAGCTCGATAGTCCCGACGTAACTCAATCTGCCTTTTTCTCATCCCATCTCCCAGATCATCAATGACCTCATCGAGAAGTTGGGTCACTTTGACCTTCTCAATAGTCTTTTCCTGACGGGACATTTCACGGAGATTATCTATAATCTTGATCACTCGCAAGATCTGACGGTCAAGAAACTCCAGATCGACTATTCGATCAGCGTTGCGTTTGACTAGAGTGTCACTGATTTTAGCTAAAATTATCAGATCTTTTTTCCCTGCGACAGCAAAATAGTCGGCAAAAGTCCCCTTGTTTTCCTCGGCCCGCCAGTCATTAATAATCCGGCCCATGACTTCTATTACTTTAGCCAACTCCTGGGCTTTGGGCAAGCCGAGATCGATCCGGACCTTGACTGCGCTGATTGGGTTCAAGACCTCATGCGCCACCATCCCGGACATCTGGCCCACCACTGCCATCTTCTCGGTTTTGAGCAACTCATCCTGGGTCTCTCGCAAACGGCTCTCGGCCTTCTCTCGCGCCTGCTCAAGCTGCTTTCTCTCGTGGATATCAGTCAGAATAACCAAGAAACCGGCAGGCTGTTCCGACAAATCCCGAATCGATGAAATCGTGCAGGATACCGCAAGCTCTGCCCCACCCTTCATTGGCGCCAACGTATTGTCCACCCGTAGGAATTGATGTTCAAAATCCAACGCCAACTGCACACTACCGTCATCTTGAAAAGCCACAGCCTCTTTCGGCAAAATGGAGACCACAGGCACACCCAACATCTCAACCTGCTCATAATCTAACATGTGAGCGAGTGCCTGATTAATCCTGATGATCATGCCATCAGCCCCGCAGACTGCCATGCCATCCACCACCGAAGACAAGACATTATCGACGAACTGTTTTTCGGCCAGCAGTTGGTTATGTGACTCCTCCACCCGATCCAGCATCAGATTAACTGATTGGGCCAACTCCCCCAGCTCATCCATGGACTGCCACTCCACCCGATCCGAGAGCCGACCACTATGAACAATTGTCTGGGCCAGTCGATTGAGGCGAGTAATAGGTTCGGTGATCTTCAGACCGATCAGGCGGGAAATCACCTCCCCCACTGCCACCATCAATAAGGCAAAGAGAATGATCTGATTTCGCAGTTTGGCGATAGGCTTTTCCCATAGAGCCAAGTCTGCGGTAACCAGCACCTGCCATCCCAACTCGGGTACGACATCACGCTTAAACTTAAAAGAATCGTCGGCAAAAGTCTGTTCGCCAATGGATCGACCATCCGCCCAGAGCTTGCCGAGCAGACCACGGACCTTGGTGATATCCTGGCCCAAATCCTCACTATTCAAACTGCTGTAGATCACTTGGCCTGACGGACTGACAATAAATATATTGTTAAGCGTCTGAATCTTGGCATGGGCAAAGATCTCGGCAAACCGGGCCAAAGGAAAAGCCGCCCGGACAAAACTTAAACGTTTATCGAAAAAATCCGTGGCCATACAGTCAAAAACCAAGGCATACTCCCCAAGGTAGTCGACAAAGCGTGGCTGACTCATTACGGTCTGGCCCGGTTTTGACTGCACGGCCAGCAGATAATCAGGATCATTTTTCAAGTTGGTCGAGCCAAGAGCCGTCGTGCCGCGGACGAGGTTGATGTCCATCATCCCCTCCTCATCCACCAATCCCAGGCTATCAAAGGGGGAATGCAGATTTTTCATGTAGCCCTGAATCATGTTCAAACTATAGTTCTGAAAATATTTCTTAACCGCCTCTGCCGTCGATATCTCGGCCAAGGTCTTCTTGTAATCAACCACCTTTCGGCTTACCAGATCAATAATAACCTGGGTATCTCGCTCCAGGTTCTCGGTCCTTATCTTGTCCATGGAGTGAGTCATAAGGTAATAGCAAAAAATACCCAGAGAAAACGCCATGGCCACGCCGACTCCAATCCGCAGCAAGAAAAGCTTACTGCGGATCGATCCAAGCGTTGAGAATTTTACCGTCCTTCTTTCCTGCATAGCTCGCCTGACCGTCAATTAACCGGCACAGCTCCATTGGCTAAGAGAATAGCGCGCCCCTCGGAGGAGAGGACAAAATCGATAAATTGCGTAGCCAAAACAGAAGGCTTCTCGTTATGCACCAGATAAAATGGCACTAAATATGGATAATCGACCCTGCCATCCACACCAACAACAGGACTTTTCCCATCAACTTTTAGTACCGTCACCTTCTTGCCGCGAGACGACGCCATGGAGACATAACCAATAGTAAACTCATGGTCAGCAAGGGCCTGCACTGCCTCAGCGCTAGTAAAAAATTCCTTGGAGACAAATTGCAAATCTTTAAAACCTGGCATTAATGCCTCCAAGACAATACGGGCTGAATCGCCAACCTCTCGGCTGGTAGGATATATCTTATTATCCGGCCCACCGACCTCTTTCCAGTTGTTGATCTTGCCGGAAAAAATATCCAGGATCTGGGCAGTAGTTAAATTGTCCACCGTGGTCACTGTTGGATGAGTAGCGAACACCACGGGTGTCTGACCGAACTTAACTTCGACCAGGCCACTTTTTTCAGAATCCTTTAGAGGGCGACCAGTTCGAGCAAGATCGGTCTTCCCCTTTAGCAAGGCCTTAATCCCACCGCCTGAGCCAATGCTATCCGGAACCTCCACAGTTACCCCAGAATGGAGTTCTTCAAATTTTTTGGCCAAGGCCCGTACGACCTCCTGATTCTCGCCAGTACCGGCGACCATCAACGTCTCCTGTGCCAGAACCGGGTTTGTCCAGAAACATACCAACAGCAGTAAAGTAAAAATCCTGTTCATGGTAATTCTCCTTAATTAGTTAGACTTGG harbors:
- a CDS encoding PAS domain S-box protein; translated protein: MQERRTVKFSTLGSIRSKLFLLRIGVGVAMAFSLGIFCYYLMTHSMDKIRTENLERDTQVIIDLVSRKVVDYKKTLAEISTAEAVKKYFQNYSLNMIQGYMKNLHSPFDSLGLVDEEGMMDINLVRGTTALGSTNLKNDPDYLLAVQSKPGQTVMSQPRFVDYLGEYALVFDCMATDFFDKRLSFVRAAFPLARFAEIFAHAKIQTLNNIFIVSPSGQVIYSSLNSEDLGQDITKVRGLLGKLWADGRSIGEQTFADDSFKFKRDVVPELGWQVLVTADLALWEKPIAKLRNQIILFALLMVAVGEVISRLIGLKITEPITRLNRLAQTIVHSGRLSDRVEWQSMDELGELAQSVNLMLDRVEESHNQLLAEKQFVDNVLSSVVDGMAVCGADGMIIRINQALAHMLDYEQVEMLGVPVVSILPKEAVAFQDDGSVQLALDFEHQFLRVDNTLAPMKGGAELAVSCTISSIRDLSEQPAGFLVILTDIHERKQLEQAREKAESRLRETQDELLKTEKMAVVGQMSGMVAHEVLNPISAVKVRIDLGLPKAQELAKVIEVMGRIINDWRAEENKGTFADYFAVAGKKDLIILAKISDTLVKRNADRIVDLEFLDRQILRVIKIIDNLREMSRQEKTIEKVKVTQLLDEVIDDLGDGMRKRQIELRRDYRAEPTVMVDYMEAYSIFSNLIKNGMQAIDKQPQGHDRVISVVVDVANEEQAMMEISDTGIGMDATQCEAIFTPGFTSKGRQGTGIGTSFARKLARQFGGDIVLKESVPGKGTTFQVLLSMGVRYDQ
- a CDS encoding phosphate ABC transporter substrate-binding protein; this encodes MNRIFTLLLLVCFWTNPVLAQETLMVAGTGENQEVVRALAKKFEELHSGVTVEVPDSIGSGGGIKALLKGKTDLARTGRPLKDSEKSGLVEVKFGQTPVVFATHPTVTTVDNLTTAQILDIFSGKINNWKEVGGPDNKIYPTSREVGDSARIVLEALMPGFKDLQFVSKEFFTSAEAVQALADHEFTIGYVSMASSRGKKVTVLKVDGKSPVVGVDGRVDYPYLVPFYLVHNEKPSVLATQFIDFVLSSEGRAILLANGAVPVN